CACATTGCCGAACGCGCTGTGGAAGAAGAAATTGTGTTACTGCTTAGAAATTAGAAGCAACAAGCATAAACGGCATGGTACATGCCTGGAAATTGGCTTATGCTGTTTTTGCTGATTGCATTTTTCCCTTGTCGATATAACTCATGCTTAGATGCTGTTTCTGGAATGGGCATGACTTTGGTTGTGCAAGGATATGAACTTGCCTGATCACTTCAAACATCATGCTGAAGACATTGAAATTTAGTGGATCGGCAGACATTGATTTCCTTTCAGTTATACATGCCAAAAATGTGAATAATGCGAGGCATGCAGGGCTGGTAATGCTAAAATCCTTCCACATTGCTCTTCGACTCGGATTTTTATCTGCCAAGGGATGTTTATCACTATTCATTGGGAGAAATGATACATTGGAAGGAAGGTACCTGCAGATAAGTAACAGTCTGTTATTAAAAGAAGCATTAAGCGCACTTGAGTTTTTTTACTGAACGATGATCTTCTAGCCTTCTAGGTAGCATGGGAGAAAATATTCTTATCTGGAAGTTCATTCAAATTCATAGGAAAACATAAGGCTAGTATTCTGCTAATTAGGATTTACCAGTTTCTCTTTCTTTCACAAGTTTTAGCACTTAGCCTCTTCAGTAGTTTTGGCTCATTTCGTTTTCGGAGTCAAGTTTTTAGTGCTGAAACTATTCTACCTGTGCAAAGTTTCTGAAAATGATCCTGACAATATGCTACAGATAATGACCGATCTAAACATGCAGGTTAGATTAACAAGATTTATCCTAAAATAGGGGTTGGAAGGGATACTGACATGACTATTGCAAGTAGCAACAAAGTTGGTGATGAGAAGGTGGAGATATCAACAACAGCTTCACCGGCTTGTCTTGTATTGGCACTCTGAAACAACGAGCCTACCAATTTCTGAAACCAGTTCATTCTTCCAAAGGCCTTTGAACCCCGCTCGAAAGAGAAAAGACATATAACTTGCAACAAAATCAGCCCTGTTACTGTCAGAAAGATGTAAACAGAGTTCCGCTGTGTGGGCAAATGCTTGTATCCAGTCTCCTCAGGATGCTGAAGGATGTGAGCGTACTCTTGTTTTCCACTGACTTTCCCCAAGGCCCACACGCTTAACCTTAGGAGTGGTGAAAATAAAGAATTGCCTGCTAGAATTTGGGGGATCACTAGAAGCAAAAGAACAGAGTTCTTTGTGAAAGCTTGCATATTACTGTTTAGGGGAGTGAACCCACAGTTTGCAAATGAGGACATTGCTGTGAAGATGGCAAAGGTGCATATTTTGATCTCTTTACTTTGTAGGACTTGCCTTGCATCTGAATTAAGCCAAAAGTAAATAATAATGACTACAGAGCTGCACACAACACTAGCAAAAAAATAACCTGTCACTATGTGGGCCAAGATAGTGCGAGAACTATGTCTTGTGCTTTTGGTTTGCTGTACCTGGTTGTGTGATATAACAGCTTCTGATTGGCCAGATTCCATATCAATCTGATCTATGTTGTTGGCAGAAATGCTGGCCTCGATTTCCCTCCTGATCGAACTTAAACTTCTTTGAGAAAGCTCTTCTTTGTTGGCCTTTGCATTGTTCAAATGAAGCCCTAGCATTGAAGTGAACACTTCCCCTCCCAATAGCATGAGAAGGATCAGAACCCAGAGCTGCTGGTCAGATAAGTCCTCCATCTGAATTGTCGACATGCTTGAGACAGTCGCTGTGGACACAGAGGTGAACATCAGGTCAAAATCCCTTGGAACTGGCTTCCCATGTGGGTTGAGACTCTTCAGAGCAAGAAAACCAGCAAAGGAGATTGCCATGAAGTAAATGAGTTGAACTACAAAAGGATTGCTTTGGAAAACCAGACGCCAGAAAGAGTGTGTGATGAATTGTGCCACACATCTGGACATGGTAGCAAGCTTCATGGACAGAAATCCAAGGAGCTTCTGAAATTTCTCTTCAATGATCCTTGCCGCTTCCAAATATGATAACGAGAGATTTGTGGCTACATATGATCCGACACGTTGCAGAATATGTAAAATTGAACTGGATGGATGCATTCTTGAGGGTTTGTGTGGGCTTCCAGTCGATGGTGTTGGAGCTGGCAATGGAATGTGGGAGGTTTTATGCAGGATTCATGATTTCTCTCCTGCCAGTGTTGCCTGATGCGAGCATGGTATATATGGAGCTTAATTTGTAGTGTGGGGCAACATTTTCACCAGAAATTTGTTCTTGGTGGAGACTGGGGAGTCCCAAGTATTTGGCTAGGTTCAGAGCAAGGTAAGTATATCCACCTCACACAATtatggtgctgatggtgccaGCATTAGTCCAAGGTGTAATTGATGCTTGCACCGGCAGGTAATATCGTCCTCTTGAAGCACATTTGTGCGAGGAGAGGTCTAGTCTTCAGAACTCAAAACTCGGGAGGAGTAGCTGTGATTTTCCATGCTAATTCAGAATTATTTAAAATTCAACCTGTGGTGTAGATTGTGTGATTCCTGGGGCATTCGTTCACGAAGATGCCACAATTATTGAGGTGTTGTTTACTGTTCCACCAAGACctgttttatttatttatttgtttatTAATTTTGAGAAAAAAGTGCAGCGACGAGTGCGGTTGGGTAAGTTTCATAAAAGGAAAAGTGTTTAGAAAATGACTTGTGCAAATTTGCAGTGACAGAACTGACCCTCTGCTCATTAAGAGAAGGGGCAACCGACACCTATACCTACTTTTGCAGGTGAATATGTGCGATGGTGCCAAGTAGGAGTGAATGGATCCTCCTTTCGGTTGGAGATTAGCCAGTGGGATGGTCCTGGTGGTGCTCAATCAGCCAGCGGAGCCGGTGCATGCATCCGTGCAGAGCTTGTCCGCAACTCCACAAGATCGCGAAGACAACGGAGATGAACTTGTAATTTTGTCTTTTGCACGCATGCCATGTCTTGACGAAAGATATTAATTGGTAGTAGTTAGTAGTGTACACGAACAAGCGCGCTAGCAACTGTAGAGGCGACTGTTACTGGACGTCTTCTCTACCTGAACTGACTGGGTAACTGCTGCAGCTGAAGTCCTGGTGACATTGACGACCATGCCGAGCACGCTATAGGCTGATGGCTGGAGCGAGGGTTTCTCTCCTTCTCGTCTCGGCGGCGCAGATGGCGATGACACGTGCTGTGCCAGGGACGGAAGTCTGCTCCGATGGCGATGACATGTGCTGCCAGGTAGTGGAGTTGGGACAGAAGTCTGCTCCGATGGCGATGACAAGTAATGCCAGGTAGGAGAGTTGTGGCGGAACTTTGCTCCCATGGCGATGACATTGACGGATGATGGGATGGAATGGCTCCCTGATCGAAGGGGGGTTGGTTATCTCTTCGACCGGTGGAATTCTctccaagtgggaggagatATCTTGGAAGCAAGAGGAAGCATAACGCGATACAAGATCGGAATCTGATGCACGCATAATTAGTGGATTATACGCCGCACTCGATCCGGATGACCATCATCCCCAatgggagaggagaggagagccCACGCCGGGGAGAGGAGTGGCCATGGAGGTAGTTCTCCTTTGCCCGGCGCACGTCCGCGTAATGATGCCCCGCGAGAACGTTCCGGCCGACTGATCGACTGCTGAAATGATGCGCCGAACGCGGGGGTGGAAACTGGGGGCGACTCGCCTCGACTCGCCGGCCAATCTGTCTGGCCAGCACATGTTCGTCTCCCGCGGCGCGTTCAACCCAGCGGCCGGCATGGATGGACAGCGCAGTCCACACGCAACCATCTGGGATGTGATGGCCGTGTGGCCGGCCGGTGGCAGAGTTTGGGTGCCATACAGCGCGGCCTGAGGACGATTGGGCGATAATTGCGCCCAATAATTGAGATGCAGTTCTGCCGTGGCAAGGCGGAGGAGTTCCTGTGATGCTCCATTGAGTGGCTGTCAGGTGCGCGCGCCGCTCAAAGCCTGCCGGCCGCTCATGTTGTGATGCCCGAGGTTGGAGCATCCAACTTCCAAAGGCTTAAGCCATACGCGCACGCTTGCGACTGTGACCATTCCTCCTTCCCCGTCGTCGTCGACTCGTCGTCGTCATGTTTCTTCAACGGGAAGACGACGTCTTCGTCTTCCATCCTCTTCTTTCAGCAAGAAATCTGGGCCGCTCCATAGAGTTTGAGTGTTCGGTTCGTGGGCCCTCAACGGCCCAGGTTACGCGTTCACTGGGCCCGTAGCATTGTCCCGAGCCCAAACCTGACCTGCCTCCTGGCCCACCAAACTGGAGATGCGTCCTTTCGTCCTGTCCATATTAGCGGAGGAAGAAGTTGCTCTGCAGTAACTGCACTCGCCCACTGACGTGTGGGCCTGAGCCATTTAAAAAAAAAGGATGAgcggaggcggcgacggcgagggaaGCCACTGCGGCCTGCGGGTGCGCGATGTCCGTCGAGCTGGAGGCCGTCCATGTGCGGCGCGGGGGTATCGGTCTCCCACGCCGACGACATCACCGCTGCCCCCTTCCTCCCTGGAGCGGCCCACCTCCTGGGGTCACCGCCGCACCATCCTTGCTCAGTTCATCTCCTGACACTAGATACATTCCAGCGTGTAGGGTTCATCGTATAGTTGCAAGTGCAATGATATGGTGGTTGTACCACGAGGATTCCTCCTGACCCAGTTAAGAGTTCACGGAATTTCAGTGGTTCTCACACAACCTGCTGGAGTTCCCTTTACTCATTTCCCCCCAATTCCTAGAATTATTCGTAGCCCAAaacccgggggggggggggggggggggggggggcgtgcgGCGGGCACGGAAACTATGCTGatgcattttttttcctttgtaatgTTAGGTGATGCCATTTTCATATCAATTTACAGTTACAAACTTTTGCGTCATGCTCACAGTTTGGTAACAGCACGGTTTCCACCATTTGATGGATGCAATGTTTTACATGGTCACTCAAGGTTTCCTTGCTTTCAGACTGAGCCTCTTTAACCTCCCGAGGAACATCACGAGGATAATGATCAGTTTACCTTCGCCAGTCCACTTGCCGACGAACCCATACGAAACAGCCTTGCAAGTAGCATCGGGTTTCAGCAATCTCTCACAGCTGCCCAGTGAGTATCCCACATTTCCATATGCGCTGCAGAAGGGGGAAATGTGTCCCATGATTGTCTGGAAGCAGCTAAAGTAAAGGCAGATATTTAAATGTTTCAGATTTGTGTGCCTGGAAAGTTTATTCATTCTATCTTCTGTTGATTGCTTTTACCTAGTTATGGTATATAAACTAGTTCCTATTTGTTTTTTCTTTCCAATATGCGCACATAGTTTTATGTAAAGGTGTCATTTTGTCAACATACCTGGCCACTTCGAATATTATGCTGAATATGTTGAAATTTAGTGGATCAAGTGACATCAACTTCCTTTCTGTTATACATGCTAAAATTATAAATGTTGCTAAACAAATGGGCTTGCTAATGCTGAAATTCTTCCATAATGTCCCGCTGCTTTTATCTTCTCCTTTCTCTGTCGGGGTCAGGTTGTCTGCACTGTTTGGAAGGGATGAGCCATCAGAAGGATGGTACCTGCAAGGCAATGGTCTCTTGTCACTGGAGTCTACTGGTACCATGTTGATCACAGTATAATTACAAAATGAATGTGAACCATAATAGCTTCCTTTTTATGGGCACTATGCAgattgatgtgaaattttgTGTGCACGTGTGCTCTGTTGACTTTTATCAATGCCTGTTAACCGACCATGTGAGTTTGGGGCTTTTTATGTTCCTCCGCTTGTTGGCCTCTACTTGTTGGCTTCCATAACAATGCAGTTGTTATGAAGTATTTATATACTTGTTATGACTTTGGTCTATCTTGGTGCTTCTGTTATGTGTGCCGTGGGTGGTATTCTGACTAAGTTTTATGCAAGAAGGATAAACTAGGTAGCACAATTCAATTTTCAAGTTATCACCTGGAATTTCATTTAAACAGTGAAACCATTGTGAGAATATGAGGCGGCCTTTTGCATGCTAAGCAATTTATTTCTTTGTTTTGTCCATTGTAACTATTAGCAGCTACAATCTAGAATCAATCTGCACATATTAAGCTCATAACTATTTCTGTTTCTCATATTCGCGACTTATGTGCTTAATTTGCTCTTTGCTGTTACAACTGAGAAAATGAAATAATTATGATGTTTCCTAAACTCCTGGTATAATACACATATAAATAAGATATAATCTACTCATCTAAGTGACAATGAACTTACTGAAATTAACTATGTGAACAGGGGTTGGGggtgcttactgacatgaaaaGAGCAAATAGCGCCAATATTGCTGGAGAAAGGTTTGAGATGTCAATGACTGCTTCACCAGCATGTCTTGTATTCACACTCTTGAACATCATGCACAAAAACTTCTGGAACCAATTCAATCCCTCCAAGGGCTTTGAGTCCCACCCGAAATAGCAACGAAGCATCATTTGCAGCAAAGTAATCCCCACTGCAGTCAGAACCAGGTTAATAGCATTCTTCTGTTGTTGCATAAACGTGTAGCCAGTCTCCCCTGGGTACTGAAGAATGTAGGTATATTCCTCTCTTCTGCTGACCCTCCCCAAGGCCCATATGCTTAGCCTCAAGAGTGGTGTGAACAATGTGTTGCCTGCTAGAATCTGTGGGATAAACTGGAAGGAGAAAACCAGGGTTCTTTCTGAATATTGACATGTTATCATTTACTGGAGTGAAGCCACAGTTTACAAATGAGGACACTGCTGTGAAGATGGCGAGCGTCCATATTTTGATATTTTTACTCTTCAGCAGATATTTTGCTTCAGAATCGGTCCAAATGTGAATGGTAACAACTAGACAGCTGCAAATAACGCCCACTACAAAGTATCCTGCCACGACATGAGCCAAGATCTTGCAATATTTCTGATTCATGCTTTTGCTTTCCTGTGCCTGTTTTTGTGATGTGGTTACTTCTGGATTGATGTCTTCCATATTACTCCAACTCCTGTTTACAGAATCAAGGAAGTCAATGTCCTTGCATGTTGAGGGCAGTCTCTTCTGGAGGATCTCATATGTGTTATCCCTGGCATTCAAGTGCAGCCCCAACATTGAAGTGAACactcccccccaccccccccccccccccccccctagcATCAGAAGGATCAAAACCCAGAGTTGCTGGTCAGAGAAGTCCTCCATCTCGACTGTTGCCATGCTTGAGACAGTCAGCGTGGACACAAAGGTGAAGATGAGGTCCAggctccttggagttggctTATGCTGCAGAGTGAGATTCTTAAGGGCAAGGAAACCAGTAAACGATATTGACATGAAGTAAATAAGGTGAACTAACAAGGGATTTCCTTGGAGGACCATGTAAGAGCGTCTGAAGAAATAGTTTGCACACTTGGAGATGGAACCAAGCCTCAACGACAGAAACTCATGAAGATGCTTAACCTTCTCCTTGATGGTCCTAACAACTTCGGAACTGTGTAACATGGGCTTCTTGGCTATGTTTGATGGAAAATGCTGCATGGTAACTAGAACTGAACTAATTCAGTGCATTCTGCACTGTTGGAGGTCTGTGGGCTTTGAGTTCAAATTGTGGGAGTTGGCAACTGATTCTGTTTTCATGGTGTTGAGAAGGTCTGAAGGATTCTCTCGTCACCATCTTGCAGTGTGGTTCAGTTCTGGAGCTCAATATGTTGGATGGAGCAAGACAAGGTGCCAACTCTGTAGCTATGATGCTGATTGTGTCTACAGGGCCCCGTCCTCAAGTATTATTAATGTATGGGCAAGTATTATTGATGTATGGGCAAGCATGTGCTTCTATAATATAATATGTAACAACTATATGTTCCTGAGTGGAAGGATTCTCGGTGATCAACATCCTTTATTCAGGTTTGTGTTTGCATCTGAGGATATCCTTTATTTAGAGTTATCACTTAGCTCGACAAGCAAACCCATGATGTCTCAAATAATTCATACTATCTTTCACAATTGCATCATTCTGGTTTGGcattatttttttccttttctctagAGAAATTACTAGTGCATTCTGATTCTGAAGTTCAGTTCTAGTAATGTTCATTAAATTACTGATGTAAATTTCTGTATATAGTTTCTATTCTGCAATGATCCACAGAAGATGGCAGTATTTTGGTTACAGATATAAAGGCTGGTTATGACTTTGGCTGCACCTTTTGCATTCTCTTAATTGACTTCGAGTTTACAGCACAGA
The sequence above is drawn from the Panicum hallii strain FIL2 chromosome 7, PHallii_v3.1, whole genome shotgun sequence genome and encodes:
- the LOC112899432 gene encoding cation transporter HKT4-like isoform X2; translated protein: MHPSSSILHILQRVGSYVATNLSLSYLEAARIIEEKFQKLLGFLSMKLATMSRCVAQFITHSFWRLVFQSNPFVVQLIYFMAISFAGFLALKSLNPHGKPVPRDFDLMFTSVSTATVSSMSTIQMEDLSDQQLWVLILLMLLGGEVFTSMLGLHLNNAKANKEELSQRSLSSIRREIEASISANNIDQIDMESGQSEAVISHNQVQQTKSTRHSSRTILAHIVTGYFFASVVCSSVVIIIYFWLNSDARQVLQSKEIKICTFAIFTAMSSFANCGFTPLNSNMQAFTKNSVLLLLVIPQILAGNSLFSPLLRLSVWALGKVSGKQEYAHILQHPEETGYKHLPTQRNSVYIFLTVTGLILLQVICLFSFERGSKAFGRMNWFQKLVGSLFQSANTRQAGEAVVDISTFSSPTLLLLAIVMYLPSNVSFLPMNSDKHPLADKNPSRRAMWKDFSITSPACLALFTFLACITERKSMSADPLNFNVFSMMFEVIRQVHILAQPKSCPFQKQHLSMSYIDKGKMQSAKTA
- the LOC112899432 gene encoding cation transporter HKT4-like isoform X3, coding for MSSFANCGFTPLNSNMQAFTKNSVLLLLVIPQILAGNSLFSPLLRLSVWALGKVSGKQEYAHILQHPEETGYKHLPTQRNSVYIFLTVTGLILLQVICLFSFERGSKAFGRMNWFQKLVGSLFQSANTRQAGEAVVDISTFSSPTLLLLAIVMYLPSNVSFLPMNSDKHPLADKNPSRRAMWKDFSITSPACLALFTFLACITERKSMSADPLNFNVFSMMFEVISAFGNVGYSLGYSCEKLMKPDAACKAASYGFVGWWTDEGKLIIILVMFIGRLKKFIIKEEKD
- the LOC112899432 gene encoding cation transporter HKT4-like isoform X1, with protein sequence MHPSSSILHILQRVGSYVATNLSLSYLEAARIIEEKFQKLLGFLSMKLATMSRCVAQFITHSFWRLVFQSNPFVVQLIYFMAISFAGFLALKSLNPHGKPVPRDFDLMFTSVSTATVSSMSTIQMEDLSDQQLWVLILLMLLGGEVFTSMLGLHLNNAKANKEELSQRSLSSIRREIEASISANNIDQIDMESGQSEAVISHNQVQQTKSTRHSSRTILAHIVTGYFFASVVCSSVVIIIYFWLNSDARQVLQSKEIKICTFAIFTAMSSFANCGFTPLNSNMQAFTKNSVLLLLVIPQILAGNSLFSPLLRLSVWALGKVSGKQEYAHILQHPEETGYKHLPTQRNSVYIFLTVTGLILLQVICLFSFERGSKAFGRMNWFQKLVGSLFQSANTRQAGEAVVDISTFSSPTLLLLAIVMYLPSNVSFLPMNSDKHPLADKNPSRRAMWKDFSITSPACLALFTFLACITERKSMSADPLNFNVFSMMFEVISAFGNVGYSLGYSCEKLMKPDAACKAASYGFVGWWTDEGKLIIILVMFIGRLKKFIIKEEKD